One Streptococcus gallolyticus subsp. gallolyticus DSM 16831 DNA window includes the following coding sequences:
- a CDS encoding TetR/AcrR family transcriptional regulator: MIDGKTKQTKETKDRLFQALISLMENKSYEEIKIKDILDLSGVSRRTFYRHFANKNELLNHYFEQIINRYLTERKYFTETDNFEDMLAESMNFWYQERETLHILIKHQHYDFFFHQFNEHAKEVYMSITLPWFAYSGKIDTQNYAMSFIVGGYYNTLRNWLMQENPEEPKKIAHDIQRMIIKLTDFFDLDETNNIDNL, translated from the coding sequence ATGATAGACGGAAAAACAAAACAAACTAAAGAAACCAAGGATAGGCTTTTTCAAGCTCTTATCTCCCTAATGGAAAATAAAAGCTACGAAGAAATCAAAATTAAGGATATTCTTGATTTGTCAGGCGTTTCAAGACGAACATTTTACCGACATTTTGCCAATAAAAATGAATTACTAAATCACTATTTTGAACAAATTATCAATCGTTACCTTACTGAAAGAAAGTATTTTACTGAAACGGATAATTTTGAGGATATGTTGGCTGAATCAATGAACTTTTGGTATCAAGAACGTGAAACATTGCACATCTTGATAAAACACCAACACTACGATTTTTTCTTTCACCAATTCAACGAGCATGCCAAGGAAGTTTACATGAGTATCACACTTCCATGGTTCGCTTACAGCGGGAAAATTGATACCCAAAATTATGCAATGAGCTTTATCGTTGGCGGTTACTACAACACCTTGCGCAATTGGCTCATGCAGGAAAATCCAGAAGAACCAAAGAAAATTGCTCACGACATCCAACGAATGATTATCAAACTGACCGATTTCTTTGATTTAGACGAAACAAATAACATTGATAACCTTTAA
- a CDS encoding helix-turn-helix domain-containing protein, with product MITYDPFYKTLNKKNMSEYELIFKHGISANTLHRMKKGEAITTKTLDTLCFILDCKVEEVIEYRNE from the coding sequence ATGATTACTTATGACCCATTTTATAAAACCTTAAATAAGAAAAATATGTCTGAATATGAGCTGATATTTAAACATGGAATATCTGCAAACACTCTACATCGAATGAAAAAGGGTGAAGCTATCACTACAAAAACATTAGATACATTGTGTTTCATACTTGACTGTAAAGTCGAAGAGGTTATAGAATACCGAAACGAATAA